The Octopus bimaculoides isolate UCB-OBI-ISO-001 chromosome 13, ASM119413v2, whole genome shotgun sequence genome includes a window with the following:
- the LOC106880864 gene encoding zinc finger protein 239 — MAKNLAKSSYECDICKKSFTTKGHLTTHVRIHTGEKPYHCDICGKAFNQNGELTIHKRVHTGEKPYHCDICGQSFVRKDILTTHRRIHTGEKPYKCDMCCKSFSKSTNLTDHKRIHTGEKPYQCDFCGKSFNQNNQLIKHKRIHTGEKPYHCDICDKSFSRNDELIAHKHIHTGEKPYQCDTCGKSYPRNNQLTTHKRTHTGEKRFHCDICGKAFSHSNVLKGHKRIHTGEKPYHCDICDKSFSRNDELTIHKHVHTGEKPYQCDMCSKSYRRKNQLTAHRRIHTGDNPFHCDNCGRSFSHSSRLTKHKCNSVREKLYQRNIW; from the coding sequence ATGGCAAAAAACTTAGCAAAGTCTTCATATgaatgtgatatctgtaaaaagtcatTCACTACAAAAGGTCATCTTACTACTCatgtacgcattcatacaggagagaaaccatatcactgtgatatctgtggtaaagcattcaATCAAAATGGTGAGTTAACTATtcataaacgtgttcatacaggagagaaaccatatcattgtgatatctgtggtcagtCATTCGTTCGTAAAGATATTTTAActacacacagacgtattcatacaggagagaaaccatataaatGTGATATGTGctgtaaatcattctctaaaagtACTAACTTAACtgatcacaaacgcattcatactggagaaaaaccataccaatgtgatttctgtggtaaatcattcaatcAAAATAACCAGTTAATTaagcacaaacgcattcatacaggagagaagccttatcactgtgacatctgtgacaaatcattctctcgaaatgatGAATTAAttgctcacaaacacattcatacaggtgagaaaccatatcagtgtgatacctgtggtaaatcataccCTCGAAATAATCAGTTAACTACTCACAAGCGCactcacactggagaaaaacggTTTCATTGCGATATTTGTGGTAAGGCATTCTCTCATAGTAATGTTTTAAAGggacataaacgcattcatactggagaaaaaccctatcactgtgatatctgtgacaaATCATTCTCACGAAATGATGAATTAACTATTCACAAACacgttcatacaggagagaaaccatatcagtgtgacatGTGTAGTAAGTCATACCGTCGCAAAAACCAGTTAACTgctcacagacgtattcatacaggagacaaTCCATTTCATTGTGACAActgtggtagatcattctctCACAGTAGTCGGTTAACTAAGCACAAATGTAATAGTGTAAGAGAAAAACTATATCAGCGTAATAtttggtaa